Proteins encoded within one genomic window of Dasypus novemcinctus isolate mDasNov1 chromosome 17, mDasNov1.1.hap2, whole genome shotgun sequence:
- the LOC101436717 gene encoding sulfotransferase 1C1 isoform X1, which yields MTQIYPLLNTCQASQGKMTLEKMKDLHLEEKDLQPETEEVNGILMTKLISDNWDKIWNFQAKPDDLLIATYAKAGTTWTQEIVDMIQNDGDVQKCQRANTFDRHPFIEWALPPPLNSGLDLANKMPSPRTLKTHLPVQMLPPSFWKENSKIIYVARNAKDCLVSYYHFSRMNKMVPDPGTWKEYVETFKAGKVLWGSWYDHVKGWWDAKDKHRILYLFYEDMKEDPKREIQKILKFLEKDISDEILNKIIYHTSFDVMKQNPMANYTTLPASIMDHSISPFMRKGMPGDWKNYFTVAQNEEFDKDYEKKMAGTTLTFRTEI from the exons ATGACACAAATATACCCTCTTTTAAATACCTGTCAAGCTTCACAAGGTAAAATGACTTTGGAGAAAATGAAAGATCTTCACCTGGAAGAAAAGGATCTGCAACCAGAGACTGAAGAAGTGAATGGAATCCTTATGACCAAGCTCATAAGTGACAATTGGGACAAAATCTGGAATTTCCAAGCCAAACCGGATGATCTCCTCATTGCAACCTATGCAAAGGCAG GCACAACCTGGACACAGGAGATTGTGGACATGATCCAAAATGATGGGGATGTGCAGAAGTGCCAACGGGCCAATACTTTTGACCGGCATCCTTTCATTGAGTGGGCTCTACCCCCACCACTCAACTCTG GTCTGGATCTGGCTAACAAAATGCCTTCTCCTAGAACTCTGAAGACTCATCTGCCTGTTCAGATGCTCCCACCTTCCTTCTGGAAAGAAAATTCAAAG ATTATCTACGTGGCTAGAAATGCCAAGGACTGTCTGGTGTCCTACTACCATTTTTCAAGAATGAATAAAATGGTGCCTGACCCTGGTACCTGGAAGGAATATGTTGAGACATTCAAAGCTGGAAAAG TGTTGTGGGGGTCCTGGTATGACCATGTAAAGGGATGGTGGGATGCAAAAGACAAGCACCGCATTCTCTACCTCTTCTATGAGGACATGAAGGAG GACCCCAAGCGGGAAATTCAGAAGATATTGAAATTCCTGGAGAAAGATATATCAGATGAAATTCTGAATAAAATCATCTATCACACTTCCTTTGATGTAATGAAGCAAAACCCAATGGCCAACTACACCACTTTGCCTGCCAGCATCATGGACCACTCCATCTCCCCTTTTATGAGGAAAG GGATGCCAGGAGACTGGAAGAACTATTTTACTGTAGCCCAGAATGAAGAATTTGACAAGGACTATGAGAAGAAGATGGCAGGAACCACTCTTACCTTCCGCACAGAGATTTGA
- the LOC101436717 gene encoding sulfotransferase 1C1 isoform X2 yields the protein MTLEKMKDLHLEEKDLQPETEEVNGILMTKLISDNWDKIWNFQAKPDDLLIATYAKAGTTWTQEIVDMIQNDGDVQKCQRANTFDRHPFIEWALPPPLNSGLDLANKMPSPRTLKTHLPVQMLPPSFWKENSKIIYVARNAKDCLVSYYHFSRMNKMVPDPGTWKEYVETFKAGKVLWGSWYDHVKGWWDAKDKHRILYLFYEDMKEDPKREIQKILKFLEKDISDEILNKIIYHTSFDVMKQNPMANYTTLPASIMDHSISPFMRKGMPGDWKNYFTVAQNEEFDKDYEKKMAGTTLTFRTEI from the exons ATGACTTTGGAGAAAATGAAAGATCTTCACCTGGAAGAAAAGGATCTGCAACCAGAGACTGAAGAAGTGAATGGAATCCTTATGACCAAGCTCATAAGTGACAATTGGGACAAAATCTGGAATTTCCAAGCCAAACCGGATGATCTCCTCATTGCAACCTATGCAAAGGCAG GCACAACCTGGACACAGGAGATTGTGGACATGATCCAAAATGATGGGGATGTGCAGAAGTGCCAACGGGCCAATACTTTTGACCGGCATCCTTTCATTGAGTGGGCTCTACCCCCACCACTCAACTCTG GTCTGGATCTGGCTAACAAAATGCCTTCTCCTAGAACTCTGAAGACTCATCTGCCTGTTCAGATGCTCCCACCTTCCTTCTGGAAAGAAAATTCAAAG ATTATCTACGTGGCTAGAAATGCCAAGGACTGTCTGGTGTCCTACTACCATTTTTCAAGAATGAATAAAATGGTGCCTGACCCTGGTACCTGGAAGGAATATGTTGAGACATTCAAAGCTGGAAAAG TGTTGTGGGGGTCCTGGTATGACCATGTAAAGGGATGGTGGGATGCAAAAGACAAGCACCGCATTCTCTACCTCTTCTATGAGGACATGAAGGAG GACCCCAAGCGGGAAATTCAGAAGATATTGAAATTCCTGGAGAAAGATATATCAGATGAAATTCTGAATAAAATCATCTATCACACTTCCTTTGATGTAATGAAGCAAAACCCAATGGCCAACTACACCACTTTGCCTGCCAGCATCATGGACCACTCCATCTCCCCTTTTATGAGGAAAG GGATGCCAGGAGACTGGAAGAACTATTTTACTGTAGCCCAGAATGAAGAATTTGACAAGGACTATGAGAAGAAGATGGCAGGAACCACTCTTACCTTCCGCACAGAGATTTGA